One genomic region from Methanomassiliicoccales archaeon encodes:
- a CDS encoding serine protease has product MFRRACSTNRESIYGVHGFSIIGDNLQANTIGSGFTIAPGIIVTAGHLVHLDSDAKKSIQTSFDVIRSPDIGQGTEKAEFIAEDSEYDIALLKIVNPRSAKFLTLEPNKIQTGTNCGSLGFPLCSFDNNGFHLVERFQGSYVSCYSQGISPKGKPVYQYEVDSLMYKGSSGCPGFLMSGVVIGMQSSYQMNREGQDGKMSQLAISNWVPSMEIIRCAKANGIKIGKR; this is encoded by the coding sequence ATGTTTAGGAGAGCATGTTCAACTAATCGAGAATCAATTTATGGTGTTCATGGATTTTCAATTATTGGAGATAACTTACAAGCCAATACCATTGGATCTGGATTTACTATAGCTCCGGGTATCATAGTAACGGCTGGTCATTTAGTCCATCTTGATAGCGATGCGAAGAAGAGCATCCAAACGAGTTTTGATGTGATTAGGTCTCCTGATATTGGGCAAGGGACTGAAAAGGCAGAATTTATTGCCGAAGATTCAGAGTATGATATAGCCTTGCTAAAGATTGTTAATCCAAGATCGGCTAAATTTCTTACTTTGGAACCTAATAAAATACAGACTGGTACGAATTGCGGCTCTCTAGGATTTCCACTATGTTCTTTTGACAATAATGGATTCCACCTTGTCGAACGTTTTCAAGGATCTTATGTTTCCTGCTATTCTCAAGGGATTTCACCAAAGGGGAAACCTGTTTATCAATATGAAGTCGATTCGTTGATGTATAAAGGTTCGAGTGGATGCCCTGGTTTTCTAATGAGCGGGGTTGTTATTGGTATGCAGAGCAGCTACCAGATGAATCGGGAAGGGCAGGATGGCAAAATGTCACAACTAGCAATCTCGAACTGGGTACCATCGATGGAAATTATTAGGTGTGCTAAAGCTAATGGAATTAAAATTGGAAAACGGTAA
- a CDS encoding site-specific integrase, which yields MRSKDDALNDLELDTLLKAADPDDPREALIILLAGDLGLREGEISALRSSWINFQRGHIIIPSKSEQGWTPKRPDSARTIPALKMSPRAWEAVRTYFTAHPSLDMTRMTVYRIVQKVALRSELKRKIYPHSLRATAATRLAYKITNPVILCDLFGWKQLKMAEYYIRRAGGRAELELDKIL from the coding sequence ATGCGATCAAAGGATGATGCTCTGAACGACCTCGAGCTCGATACTTTGTTGAAGGCGGCAGACCCGGACGATCCAAGGGAGGCTTTGATTATCCTTCTCGCCGGTGATCTCGGACTCAGGGAGGGGGAGATCTCCGCTTTGAGGTCCTCTTGGATCAACTTCCAACGTGGACACATCATCATACCCTCGAAAAGCGAACAGGGATGGACTCCTAAGCGTCCTGACAGCGCTAGGACCATTCCGGCCTTGAAGATGTCTCCGAGAGCGTGGGAAGCGGTAAGAACGTACTTCACGGCCCATCCCTCGCTCGATATGACCCGCATGACGGTCTATCGGATAGTGCAGAAGGTCGCATTGAGGTCAGAGCTCAAGAGGAAGATCTATCCCCATTCATTGAGGGCGACAGCAGCGACACGACTTGCTTACAAGATCACTAACCCGGTCATCCTTTGCGATCTGTTCGGTTGGAAGCAGCTCAAGATGGCCGAGTATTACATCCGGAGAGCAGGGGGAAGGGCCGAGCTCGAACTTGATAAGATACTTTGA
- a CDS encoding zinc ribbon domain-containing protein, with translation MENTDQIPRKFCSDCGSSFEMESTFCPKCGKKIQSTVDSSSQPVQTQPKQPYISEPSVKKRSRKVVIGVSVVAIAVVLVIVALVVLSPTNKGSADNTTLLTNSSSSFTANAGMMPSGWTYESTASMPSVVSARSSSIVTYHNGYSQQSSSGAMFGSAAIVFYSIDDAKNFVSTTVSSSSSVPMAHITNSGLGDDMYQASSTSSQPHVYSILFRENNVVCMNQLEYYSGSYALNTDWVRSMAQLQENAIMNAM, from the coding sequence ATGGAGAATACAGATCAGATTCCTAGAAAATTCTGTTCAGATTGCGGATCTTCCTTTGAAATGGAATCTACGTTTTGTCCCAAGTGTGGAAAGAAAATCCAATCAACAGTAGATTCGAGCAGCCAACCGGTGCAAACTCAACCGAAACAGCCCTATATTTCAGAACCCTCGGTCAAGAAGAGAAGTCGAAAAGTTGTTATTGGTGTGTCGGTAGTGGCGATTGCCGTTGTTCTGGTCATTGTTGCATTGGTTGTTCTTTCGCCTACGAACAAAGGTTCAGCTGATAACACGACTTTGTTGACAAATTCATCAAGCAGTTTTACAGCGAATGCCGGTATGATGCCATCTGGGTGGACTTACGAGTCAACCGCATCCATGCCTAGTGTGGTATCGGCAAGAAGTTCATCTATCGTAACATATCATAATGGGTACTCTCAACAATCTTCGAGCGGAGCTATGTTTGGATCCGCAGCCATCGTTTTCTACAGTATAGATGATGCTAAAAACTTCGTTTCAACCACCGTCTCATCCAGTTCGAGCGTTCCAATGGCCCATATTACTAATAGCGGACTGGGGGATGACATGTATCAAGCGTCGTCTACTTCATCCCAGCCTCATGTATACTCGATTCTTTTTAGAGAAAACAATGTAGTTTGTATGAATCAACTCGAATATTATTCTGGTAGCTATGCATTAAACACAGATTGGGTCAGGTCCATGGCTCAATTGCAGGAGAATGCCATTATGAATGCAATGTGA